In the Klebsiella aerogenes KCTC 2190 genome, one interval contains:
- the tadA gene encoding tRNA adenosine(34) deaminase TadA — protein sequence MSDHEFNDEYWMRHALTLAKRAWEEGEVPVGAVLVHNNQVIGEGWNRPIGRHDPTAHAEIMALRQGGLVLQNYRLIDATLYVTLEPCVMCAGAMVHSRISRLVFGARDAKTGAAGSLIDVLHHPGMNHRVEITEGILAESCSAMLSDFFRWRREEKKALKKARQEEG from the coding sequence GTGTCTGACCACGAATTTAATGATGAATACTGGATGCGCCATGCGCTGACGTTGGCGAAACGCGCCTGGGAAGAGGGCGAGGTGCCGGTGGGCGCCGTGCTGGTGCATAACAATCAGGTCATCGGCGAGGGCTGGAACCGGCCAATTGGTCGTCACGATCCCACCGCCCATGCCGAAATTATGGCGCTGCGTCAGGGAGGGCTGGTCCTGCAGAACTATCGTTTAATTGATGCTACGCTGTACGTCACGCTGGAGCCTTGTGTGATGTGCGCCGGGGCGATGGTGCATAGCCGCATTTCGCGTCTGGTGTTCGGTGCCCGCGATGCTAAAACCGGCGCGGCCGGGTCGTTAATCGATGTGCTGCATCATCCGGGGATGAACCACCGGGTTGAAATTACCGAGGGAATTCTGGCTGAATCTTGCTCCGCGATGCTGAGCGACTTCTTCCGCTGGCGGCGGGAAGAGAAAAAGGCATTGAAGAAAGCGCGTCAGGAAGAGGGCTAA
- the yfhb gene encoding phosphatidylglycerophosphatase C, with amino-acid sequence MNSNARRVVFFDLDGTLHQQDMFGSFIRYLLRRQPLNILSVAALSPIVLLGLLVNGRAARWPMSLLLWAATCGRRESHLKRLEAEFVSWFRQHVTAFPVVQGRLNDYLTSTDADVWLITGSPQSLVEQVYADTLWLPRVKLIASRMSRRRGGWVLTLRCLGHEKVAQLEQRIGAPLRLYSGYSDSEQDNPLLCFCQHRWRVTPQGDLQQLE; translated from the coding sequence TTGAACAGTAACGCGCGACGAGTTGTGTTTTTCGATCTTGATGGCACATTGCACCAGCAGGATATGTTCGGCAGCTTTATTCGTTACCTCTTACGTCGTCAACCGCTCAACATACTGTCAGTGGCGGCCTTGTCGCCAATAGTACTGCTGGGCCTGTTGGTTAACGGACGCGCGGCGCGCTGGCCGATGAGCCTGCTGCTGTGGGCTGCCACCTGCGGCCGGCGTGAAAGCCATCTTAAGCGTCTGGAGGCGGAGTTCGTTAGCTGGTTTCGCCAGCACGTGACCGCCTTTCCGGTGGTACAGGGCCGGCTAAACGACTATTTAACCAGTACCGATGCCGACGTCTGGCTGATTACCGGCTCACCGCAGTCGCTGGTGGAACAGGTCTATGCCGATACGCTTTGGCTGCCGCGCGTAAAGCTTATCGCCAGCCGCATGAGCCGCCGTCGCGGCGGCTGGGTGCTGACGCTGCGTTGCCTGGGCCATGAGAAAGTAGCGCAGCTGGAACAGCGGATCGGCGCGCCGCTACGCTTATATAGCGGCTATAGCGATAGCGAGCAGGATAACCCGCTACTCTGTTTTTGCCAGCATCGCTGGCGAGTGACGCCGCAGGGCGATCTCCAGCAGCTCGAATAA
- a CDS encoding MurR/RpiR family transcriptional regulator, with translation MNCLIRIRQRYPSLAASDKKLADFILAQPDQTRHLSSQQLAGEAGVSQSSVVKFAQKMGFKGFPALKLALSEALASSPDPHSVPVHNQIRGDDPLRLVGEKLIKDNIAAMHASLDVNSEEKLLEAVALLRDARRVIITGIGASGLVARNFSWKLMKIGINAVAEQDMHALLATVQAMSADDLLLAISYSGERREINMAAAEALRVGSKILAITGFTPNALQQQASQCLYTIAEEQATRSAAISSTSAQMMLTDLLFMALVQQDLEHAPERIRHSEALVKKLV, from the coding sequence ATGAACTGTTTAATCCGCATCCGCCAACGTTACCCGTCGCTGGCGGCGAGCGACAAAAAACTTGCCGACTTTATTCTGGCTCAGCCGGACCAAACCCGCCATCTCAGCTCGCAGCAGCTGGCGGGCGAAGCGGGCGTCAGCCAGTCCAGCGTGGTGAAGTTCGCGCAAAAAATGGGGTTCAAAGGCTTTCCGGCATTAAAACTGGCGCTCAGCGAAGCGCTGGCCAGCAGTCCGGATCCGCACTCTGTGCCGGTACATAACCAAATTCGCGGCGACGATCCGCTGCGTCTGGTAGGCGAAAAGCTGATCAAAGATAACATCGCGGCGATGCACGCCTCGCTGGACGTCAACAGCGAAGAGAAACTTCTGGAAGCAGTGGCCCTGCTGCGCGATGCTCGTCGGGTGATCATTACCGGCATCGGCGCCTCCGGGCTGGTGGCGCGCAATTTTAGCTGGAAGTTAATGAAAATTGGCATTAACGCCGTCGCCGAGCAGGATATGCATGCGCTGCTGGCAACGGTGCAGGCGATGTCGGCGGACGATCTGCTGTTGGCTATCTCCTATTCCGGAGAACGCCGCGAGATCAATATGGCGGCCGCTGAAGCGCTCCGCGTCGGCAGCAAGATCCTCGCGATCACCGGGTTTACTCCCAATGCCTTACAGCAGCAGGCCTCGCAGTGCCTTTACACCATCGCTGAGGAGCAGGCGACGCGCAGCGCAGCCATCTCCTCCACCAGCGCGCAAATGATGCTCACCGATCTCCTCTTTATGGCGCTGGTGCAGCAAGATCTTGAACACGCGCCGGAACGCATACGCCATAGCGAAGCGCTGGTGAAAAAGCTGGTCTGA
- the nadS gene encoding NadS family protein, producing the protein MKDELFADLLASAEEMVRIEKGEQTPEPQHVHTFSPIDVKAIREATGLKQQDFALAVGVSYDLVKSWETKRRQPTGAPRKLLLLLQINPFIINQLKTI; encoded by the coding sequence ATGAAAGACGAATTATTTGCCGATCTGCTGGCCAGTGCAGAAGAAATGGTGAGAATTGAAAAAGGTGAGCAAACCCCTGAACCACAGCATGTTCACACTTTTAGCCCGATTGATGTGAAAGCGATCCGCGAAGCGACTGGCTTAAAACAGCAGGATTTTGCTCTCGCCGTAGGCGTTAGCTATGACTTAGTTAAAAGCTGGGAAACTAAACGACGTCAGCCAACCGGGGCACCGCGAAAATTGCTGCTTTTATTACAGATAAATCCTTTTATTATCAATCAGCTAAAAACAATTTGA
- a CDS encoding toxin RelE yields MYTFIELQGFSKRRQALLPDDEFRFFQEMLIEDPEAGDTIAGTGGFRKIRWSRPGMGKRGGVRIIYYNVTRKGRIYLALVYPKNELDDLTEEQKKMLKQLSDMLE; encoded by the coding sequence ATGTACACTTTTATTGAGCTGCAGGGTTTCAGTAAACGGCGTCAGGCGCTTCTACCGGATGACGAGTTTCGCTTTTTTCAGGAGATGTTGATTGAGGATCCTGAGGCTGGCGATACCATCGCAGGGACAGGGGGATTTCGAAAAATTCGCTGGAGCCGACCGGGGATGGGCAAGCGTGGCGGGGTGAGAATTATTTATTACAATGTGACGCGTAAAGGGCGGATTTATCTGGCATTGGTTTATCCCAAAAATGAGCTGGATGATTTAACGGAAGAACAAAAGAAGATGCTGAAACAGTTATCCGATATGCTGGAATAA
- a CDS encoding YfhL family 4Fe-4S dicluster ferredoxin translates to MALLITKKCINCDMCEPECPNEAISMGESIYEINSDRCTECVGHYDTPTCQKVCPIPNTILKDPAHVENEEQLWDKFVLMHHADKL, encoded by the coding sequence ATGGCGCTGTTAATCACCAAAAAATGCATCAATTGCGATATGTGCGAACCGGAGTGCCCGAATGAGGCCATTTCGATGGGCGAGAGCATTTATGAGATTAACAGCGACCGCTGCACCGAGTGCGTGGGCCACTACGACACGCCAACCTGCCAGAAAGTGTGCCCGATCCCGAATACTATTCTCAAAGATCCGGCGCACGTCGAGAATGAAGAACAGTTGTGGGATAAATTCGTGCTCATGCACCACGCGGATAAGCTTTAA
- the acpS gene encoding holo-ACP synthase encodes MAILGLGTDIVEIARIEAVIARSGDRLARRVLSDHEWSIWEQHQQPVRFLAKRFAVKEAAAKALGTGIRNGLAFNQFEVYNDELGKPKLRLWGEAKLLAERMGVSAIHVTLADERHYACATVIVES; translated from the coding sequence ATGGCGATTCTTGGGCTGGGTACCGACATCGTCGAAATCGCCCGCATCGAAGCGGTGATCGCCCGTAGCGGCGATCGCCTGGCGCGCCGGGTGCTGAGCGATCACGAATGGAGCATTTGGGAGCAACATCAGCAGCCGGTGCGTTTTCTGGCAAAACGCTTTGCGGTCAAAGAAGCGGCGGCGAAAGCGCTCGGAACCGGTATTCGCAACGGCCTGGCGTTTAATCAGTTCGAAGTTTACAACGATGAATTGGGCAAGCCGAAACTGCGGTTATGGGGCGAAGCAAAGCTTTTAGCCGAACGGATGGGGGTAAGCGCTATTCACGTCACTCTCGCCGATGAACGCCACTACGCCTGCGCCACGGTGATCGTCGAAAGCTAA
- the pdxJ gene encoding pyridoxine 5'-phosphate synthase: protein MAELLLGVNIDHIATLRNARGTAYPDPVQAAFIAEQAGADGITVHLREDRRHITDRDVRILRQTLHTRMNLEMAVTEEMLAIACETKPHFCCLVPEKRQEVTTEGGLDVAGQRDKMRDACQRLADAGILVSLFIDADDEQIKAAAEVGAPYIEIHTGCYADAKTDAEQAKELERIAKAATYAASLGLKVNAGHGLTYHNVKAIAALPEMHELNIGHAIIGRAVMSGLKEAVAEMKRLMLEARG from the coding sequence ATGGCTGAATTACTGTTAGGGGTCAATATTGACCACATTGCGACATTGCGTAACGCGCGCGGTACCGCTTATCCGGATCCGGTGCAGGCGGCTTTTATTGCTGAACAGGCCGGCGCCGATGGTATCACCGTGCACCTGCGCGAAGACCGCCGCCATATCACCGATCGTGACGTGCGCATCCTGCGCCAGACGTTGCATACCCGAATGAATCTTGAAATGGCGGTTACCGAAGAGATGCTGGCGATCGCCTGCGAAACTAAACCGCACTTTTGCTGCCTGGTGCCGGAGAAGCGTCAGGAAGTGACCACCGAGGGTGGGCTGGACGTGGCCGGGCAGCGCGATAAGATGCGCGATGCCTGTCAGCGCCTGGCGGATGCCGGTATTCTGGTCTCCCTGTTTATCGACGCGGATGATGAGCAGATCAAAGCGGCTGCCGAAGTGGGCGCGCCGTATATTGAAATCCATACCGGCTGCTATGCCGATGCCAAAACCGATGCCGAACAGGCTAAAGAGCTTGAGCGTATCGCCAAAGCGGCGACCTATGCTGCCAGCCTTGGCCTGAAGGTGAACGCCGGTCACGGTCTGACCTATCACAACGTGAAAGCCATTGCCGCCTTGCCGGAAATGCACGAACTGAATATCGGCCATGCCATTATTGGTCGCGCAGTGATGAGCGGCCTGAAAGAGGCTGTCGCGGAAATGAAACGCCTGATGCTGGAAGCGCGCGGCTAA
- the recO gene encoding DNA repair protein RecO, translating into MDGWQRAFVLHSRPWSETSLMLDVFTEESGRVRLVAKGARSKRSNLKGALQPFTPLLVRFGGRGEVKTLRSAEAVSLALPLSGITLYSGLYVNELISRVLEHETRFSELFFDYLHCIQALAGASGSPEPALRRFELALLGHLGYGVDFLHCAGSGDPVDDTMTYRYREEKGFIASLVIDNSTFTGHHLKALASREFPDVDTLRAAKRFTRIALKPYLGGKPLKSRELFRQFMPARKARADNTNND; encoded by the coding sequence GTGGATGGATGGCAGCGCGCCTTTGTCCTGCATAGCCGACCGTGGAGCGAAACCAGTCTGATGCTGGACGTCTTTACGGAAGAGTCCGGTCGCGTGCGCCTGGTTGCCAAAGGCGCACGCTCCAAACGCTCTAATCTCAAGGGCGCCTTACAGCCCTTTACCCCCTTACTGGTTCGCTTCGGCGGCCGCGGCGAAGTCAAAACGCTTCGCAGCGCGGAAGCCGTCTCGCTGGCGCTGCCGCTCAGCGGTATCACGCTCTACAGCGGTCTTTACGTTAACGAACTCATCTCCCGCGTGCTCGAGCACGAAACGCGCTTCTCTGAACTCTTTTTCGACTACCTGCATTGCATCCAGGCGCTTGCCGGGGCCAGCGGTTCGCCGGAGCCCGCGCTGCGGCGCTTTGAGCTGGCGCTACTCGGGCACCTGGGCTATGGCGTTGATTTCCTTCACTGCGCCGGCAGCGGCGACCCGGTGGATGACACCATGACCTACCGCTATCGCGAAGAAAAAGGCTTTATCGCCAGCTTGGTGATTGATAACAGCACGTTTACCGGGCACCATTTGAAAGCGTTGGCTAGCCGCGAGTTTCCGGATGTAGATACGCTGCGCGCCGCGAAGCGCTTTACCCGCATCGCCCTGAAGCCGTATCTTGGAGGGAAACCGCTCAAGAGCCGGGAATTGTTTCGCCAGTTTATGCCCGCGCGAAAGGCGCGAGCCGATAATACGAATAATGATTAA
- the era gene encoding GTPase Era produces MSEEKSYCGFVAIVGRPNVGKSTLLNKLLGQKISITSRKAQTTRHRIVGIHTEGPYQAIYVDTPGLHMEEKRAINRLMNKAASSSIGDVELVIFVVEGTRWTQDDEMVLNKLRDARAPVILAVNKVDNVQEKADLLPHLQFLASQMNFLDIVPISAETGTNVDTIASIVRKHLPEAIHHFPEDYITDRSQRFMASEIIREKLMRFLGAELPYSVTVEIERFVSNERGGYDINGLILVEREGQKKMVIGNKGAKIKTIGIEARKDMQEMFEAPVHLELWVKVKSGWADDERALRSLGYVDDL; encoded by the coding sequence ATGAGCGAAGAAAAAAGTTATTGCGGATTTGTCGCCATCGTTGGTCGTCCAAACGTTGGCAAATCCACGCTGTTGAACAAGCTGCTTGGGCAGAAGATCTCGATCACTTCCCGTAAAGCGCAGACTACCCGTCACCGCATCGTCGGTATCCATACCGAAGGGCCGTATCAGGCGATTTATGTTGATACCCCGGGCCTGCATATGGAAGAGAAGCGCGCGATTAACCGCTTAATGAACAAAGCGGCCAGCAGCTCGATTGGCGATGTGGAACTGGTTATCTTCGTTGTTGAAGGCACTCGCTGGACGCAAGATGACGAGATGGTGCTAAACAAGCTGCGTGATGCGCGCGCGCCGGTGATTCTGGCCGTCAACAAAGTTGATAACGTGCAGGAGAAAGCGGATCTGCTACCGCACCTGCAGTTCCTTGCCAGCCAGATGAACTTCCTCGACATTGTGCCGATCTCTGCGGAAACCGGCACCAACGTTGATACTATCGCGTCAATCGTACGTAAACATCTGCCGGAAGCGATTCATCACTTCCCGGAAGATTATATTACCGACCGTTCCCAGCGCTTTATGGCCTCCGAGATCATCCGCGAAAAGCTGATGCGTTTCCTGGGCGCTGAACTGCCGTACTCCGTGACCGTCGAAATTGAACGTTTCGTGAGTAACGAACGCGGCGGTTACGACATCAACGGCCTGATCCTCGTCGAGCGTGAAGGGCAGAAGAAGATGGTAATTGGCAACAAAGGCGCCAAAATCAAAACCATCGGCATCGAAGCGCGCAAAGACATGCAAGAGATGTTTGAAGCGCCGGTGCACCTCGAACTGTGGGTCAAAGTGAAATCCGGCTGGGCCGATGACGAGCGCGCGCTGCGCAGTCTCGGTTACGTTGACGACCTCTGA
- the rnc gene encoding ribonuclease III — translation MNPIVINRLQRKLGYTFVHQELLQQALTHRSASSKHNERLEFLGDSILSFVIANALYHRFPRVDEGDMSRMRATLVRGNTLAEIAREFELGECLRLGPGELKSGGFRRESILADTVEALIGGVFLDSDIQNVERLILSWYQTRLDEISPGDKQKDPKTRLQEYLQGRHLPLPSYLVVQVRGEAHDQEFTIHCQVSGLSEPVVGTGSSRRKAEQAAAEQALKKLELE, via the coding sequence ATGAACCCCATCGTAATTAATCGGCTTCAACGAAAGCTGGGCTACACTTTTGTTCATCAGGAGCTGTTGCAACAGGCATTAACTCACCGCAGTGCCAGCAGCAAACACAACGAGCGTCTCGAGTTTTTAGGCGACTCTATTTTAAGTTTTGTGATCGCCAATGCGCTCTATCATCGTTTCCCTCGGGTAGACGAAGGGGATATGAGCCGTATGCGCGCGACGCTGGTGCGAGGCAATACGCTGGCGGAAATCGCCCGCGAATTTGAACTGGGCGAGTGCCTGCGCCTTGGGCCTGGCGAGCTGAAGAGCGGCGGTTTTCGTCGCGAATCGATTCTGGCTGATACCGTAGAAGCCTTAATCGGCGGGGTTTTCCTCGACAGCGATATTCAGAATGTTGAACGCTTAATCCTCTCCTGGTACCAGACTCGTCTGGACGAAATCAGCCCGGGCGATAAGCAAAAGGATCCGAAGACGCGTCTGCAGGAGTATCTGCAGGGTCGTCATCTGCCGCTGCCGTCTTACCTGGTCGTCCAGGTACGCGGCGAAGCGCACGATCAGGAATTTACTATCCACTGCCAGGTCAGTGGCCTGAGTGAACCGGTGGTTGGCACAGGTTCCAGCCGTCGCAAGGCGGAGCAGGCTGCCGCCGAACAGGCGCTGAAAAAACTGGAGCTGGAATGA
- the lepB gene encoding signal peptidase I, whose protein sequence is MANMFALILVIATLVTGLLWCLDKFIFAPKRRERQAAAQAATGEQLDKKTLKKVGPKPGWLETGASVFPVLAIVLVVRSFIYEPFQIPSGSMMPTLLIGDFILVEKFAYGIKDPIYQKTLIETGHPKRGDIVVFKYPEDPRLDYIKRAVGLPGDKVTYDPVAKQVTIEPGCASGQSCGSALPITYSNVEPSDFVQTFSRRNGGEATSGFWQLPKGETKADGIRLTERKETLGEVTHRILTVPIAQDQVGMYYRQSGQPLATWVVPPGEYFMMGDNRDNSADSRYWGFVPEANLVGKATAIWMSFEKQEGEWPTGVRLSRIGGIH, encoded by the coding sequence ATGGCGAACATGTTTGCCCTGATTCTGGTCATTGCGACCCTTGTGACAGGGCTGTTGTGGTGTCTGGATAAGTTCATATTCGCACCAAAACGTCGTGAACGTCAGGCCGCTGCTCAGGCAGCGACCGGCGAGCAACTGGACAAGAAGACGCTGAAGAAAGTCGGCCCGAAACCGGGCTGGCTGGAAACCGGCGCCTCGGTCTTCCCGGTACTGGCGATTGTGCTGGTTGTGCGTTCGTTTATCTATGAACCTTTCCAGATCCCGTCAGGTTCGATGATGCCGACTCTGCTGATTGGCGATTTTATCCTGGTGGAGAAATTCGCCTACGGCATTAAAGATCCGATCTACCAGAAAACGCTGATCGAAACCGGTCATCCGAAACGTGGCGATATCGTGGTGTTTAAATATCCGGAAGATCCGCGTCTGGACTACATCAAACGCGCGGTCGGTTTACCGGGCGATAAAGTCACTTACGATCCGGTGGCTAAACAGGTGACGATTGAGCCTGGCTGCGCGTCGGGTCAGTCATGCGGTAGCGCCTTGCCGATCACCTACTCCAACGTCGAACCAAGCGATTTCGTTCAGACCTTCTCCCGCCGCAACGGCGGCGAAGCCACCAGCGGTTTCTGGCAACTGCCGAAAGGCGAAACCAAAGCCGATGGTATTCGTCTGACCGAGCGTAAAGAGACGCTGGGTGAAGTGACCCACCGTATTCTGACGGTACCCATCGCTCAGGATCAGGTGGGGATGTACTATCGTCAGTCCGGCCAGCCGCTGGCAACGTGGGTCGTTCCGCCGGGTGAATACTTCATGATGGGCGACAACCGCGACAATAGCGCCGACAGCCGTTACTGGGGCTTCGTGCCGGAAGCGAACCTGGTGGGTAAAGCCACCGCCATCTGGATGAGCTTCGAAAAACAGGAAGGCGAGTGGCCAACCGGCGTACGTTTATCGCGCATTGGCGGCATCCACTAA
- the lepA gene encoding translation elongation factor 4: MKNIRNFSIIAHIDHGKSTLSDRIIQICGGLSDREMAAQVLDSMDLERERGITIKAQSVTLDYKASDGETYQLNFIDTPGHVDFSYEVSRSLAACEGALLVVDAGQGVEAQTLANCYTAMEMDLEVVPVLNKIDLPAADPERVADEIEDIVGIDAHDAVRCSAKTGVGVPDVLERLVRDIPPPEGDPDAPLQALIIDSWFDNYLGVVSLVRIKNGTMRKGDKIKVMSTGQVYNADRLGIFTPKQVDRTELKCGEVGWLVCAIKDILGAPVGDTLTAARNPADKALPGFKKVKPQVYAGLFPVSSDDYENFRDALGKLSLNDASLFYEPESSTALGFGFRCGFLGLLHMEIIQERLEREYDLDLITTAPTVVYEVETTSKEVIYVDSPSKLPPLNNIQELREPIAECHMLLPQEFLGNVITLCIEKRGVQTNMVYHGKQVALTYEIPMAEVVLDFFDRLKSTSRGYASLDYNFKRFQASNMVRVDVLINGERVDALALITHNDNAPYRGRELVEKMKDLIPRQQFDIAIQAAIGNHIIARSTVKQLRKNVLAKCYGGDVSRKKKLLQKQKEGKKRMKQVGNVELPQEAFLAILHVGKDGK; this comes from the coding sequence ATGAAGAATATACGTAACTTTTCGATCATCGCTCACATCGACCACGGTAAGTCGACGCTGTCTGACCGTATCATCCAGATTTGCGGTGGCCTTTCTGATCGCGAAATGGCGGCCCAGGTTCTGGACTCCATGGACCTTGAACGTGAGCGCGGCATTACCATCAAGGCGCAGAGCGTCACCCTGGACTATAAAGCCAGCGATGGTGAAACTTATCAGCTCAACTTTATCGACACCCCGGGCCACGTTGACTTCTCCTATGAAGTATCGCGCTCCCTGGCGGCGTGCGAAGGCGCGCTGCTGGTGGTTGACGCCGGGCAGGGTGTAGAAGCCCAGACCCTGGCGAACTGCTATACCGCGATGGAAATGGACCTCGAAGTCGTCCCGGTTCTTAACAAGATCGACCTGCCTGCGGCCGACCCTGAGCGCGTAGCGGACGAGATTGAAGATATCGTTGGTATCGACGCTCACGACGCGGTTCGCTGCTCGGCGAAAACCGGTGTCGGCGTGCCGGATGTGCTGGAACGTCTGGTTCGTGATATTCCGCCGCCGGAAGGCGATCCGGACGCGCCGCTGCAGGCGCTGATTATCGACTCCTGGTTCGATAACTATTTAGGCGTCGTGTCGCTGGTGCGTATTAAAAACGGCACCATGCGCAAAGGCGACAAAATTAAGGTGATGAGCACCGGTCAGGTCTATAACGCCGACCGTCTGGGCATCTTCACCCCGAAACAGGTTGACCGTACCGAACTGAAATGCGGCGAGGTGGGTTGGCTGGTTTGCGCTATTAAAGACATCCTCGGCGCGCCGGTGGGCGATACCCTGACCGCGGCGCGTAATCCAGCGGATAAGGCGCTGCCGGGCTTCAAAAAAGTGAAGCCGCAGGTCTACGCCGGTCTGTTCCCGGTGAGCTCTGATGACTATGAGAACTTCCGCGATGCGCTGGGTAAACTGAGTCTGAACGATGCATCCTTGTTCTATGAGCCGGAAAGCTCTACGGCGCTGGGCTTCGGCTTCCGCTGCGGCTTCCTCGGCCTGCTGCACATGGAAATCATTCAGGAGCGTCTGGAGCGTGAATACGATCTTGACCTGATTACCACCGCGCCGACGGTAGTCTATGAAGTAGAAACTACCTCTAAAGAGGTTATCTACGTCGATAGTCCGTCGAAGCTGCCGCCGCTGAATAATATTCAGGAACTGCGTGAGCCGATCGCCGAATGTCACATGCTGCTGCCGCAGGAGTTCCTCGGCAACGTGATCACCTTGTGTATCGAGAAACGCGGTGTGCAAACCAACATGGTTTACCATGGCAAACAGGTTGCGCTGACCTATGAAATCCCGATGGCGGAAGTGGTCCTCGACTTCTTCGACCGTCTGAAGTCCACCTCTCGCGGCTATGCGTCGCTGGATTATAACTTCAAGCGTTTCCAGGCCTCTAACATGGTGCGCGTTGACGTGCTGATCAACGGCGAGCGCGTCGATGCGCTGGCGCTCATCACGCACAACGACAATGCGCCGTATCGTGGCCGCGAGCTGGTCGAGAAGATGAAAGATCTGATCCCGCGTCAGCAGTTCGATATTGCGATTCAGGCGGCTATTGGTAACCACATTATCGCGCGCTCTACCGTGAAACAGCTGCGTAAAAACGTCCTGGCGAAATGCTACGGCGGCGACGTCAGCCGTAAGAAAAAGCTGCTGCAGAAGCAGAAAGAAGGTAAAAAGCGTATGAAACAGGTCGGTAACGTTGAACTGCCGCAGGAAGCGTTCCTCGCCATTCTGCACGTTGGTAAAGACGGCAAATAA
- the rseC gene encoding SoxR-reducing system protein RseC translates to MIKEWATVVSWHNGVAQVHCDVKASCSSCASRAGCGSRVLNKLGPQTSHTISVPCEQPLTAGQKVELGIAESSLLGSALLVYMAPLFGLFVMASIFQVLFASDIASLCGALLGGVGGFLVARGLSPQLAARQSWQPVILSVGLPPDLLRVDTPSSEMGQ, encoded by the coding sequence ATGATCAAAGAGTGGGCGACTGTTGTCTCCTGGCACAACGGCGTGGCGCAGGTTCACTGCGATGTTAAAGCCTCTTGCAGCAGCTGCGCCTCGCGCGCCGGGTGCGGTAGCCGGGTGCTCAATAAACTGGGGCCGCAAACCAGCCATACCATTAGCGTCCCCTGTGAGCAGCCGCTGACGGCCGGGCAAAAAGTGGAGCTGGGCATTGCTGAAAGCAGCCTGCTGGGTTCGGCGCTGCTGGTCTACATGGCGCCGCTGTTCGGGCTGTTTGTGATGGCATCTATTTTTCAGGTGTTGTTTGCCAGCGATATCGCTTCGTTGTGCGGCGCGCTGTTGGGCGGCGTCGGCGGGTTCCTGGTGGCGCGTGGGCTGTCGCCGCAGCTGGCTGCTCGCCAGTCGTGGCAGCCGGTGATTTTAAGCGTTGGTTTACCGCCGGATCTGCTGCGCGTCGATACGCCTTCCTCTGAAATGGGGCAGTGA